TGTCCAACAAGACCATTTCGTATGATTTTTCGCCGGATACACTACCCATTAGTGCatacaataataataatgccCGTGACTACCATCAACCTCTGCAATAGTTATGATGAGATGAATCCTCTTCTGCAGTACAATTGCACTATTGCTTAGCCCACTGTCTTGAGAGCCCCTCATTAAAGGGAGTGAAGGTTGTGCAATGAATAATTAAGAGTTAGGATAGAAGACTAGATATGTTAATGACTAGAATCGGAGGCAAGTCCAGTATTAATCTGGACTAATGTCTATTACTCGTCTAATTCTGTCTGATATCCTGATATATGGCGTCTGTTTCTGACTATTTATTCATTCGAACAAATTCCACCTGGAAACAGCACCATAAATAGATGATACAAGAattgaatttttttttcagCTTGGAACGGCGACGAAACAATATCTTCACAAGCTCCCTTCAATACAAATCATATCGTACTGCTAGTCCACTAGATACTATGATTGGGAACGTCTCGTGGAGCTGTCTCTGCTGCAAATCCAGCGGTTATCGCAAATGGAAATCAGAGTTTTGGTTCCATGGCCCCGGTGCAGCACTTGAAGTAACGATTATTTATACTCTCCGCCTTTTCCTACCCGCTAAACGTCGAATCaggatatatacattatgTGAAGAATGCAGCGAGATCGAAGGGCTGCTTACTGAAGAGGAACAACTACACTATATCTATCAGTTAGCCAACGATACAGATGTATCAGCAGTAAAACTTGGATGGAGACGACAAGCATGGGTATTTTATTATCCCATCTCGGAATGCTACAAGATAATGGCAAATGATGTCCAGCTTCATATAATCAACTCAGCGGCCATCCGTATGGTATAGGAAAGAGCCTGTCTGCATAGTTAGGGTGTGGTTGAGTATCAATAATGCTTGTGCAGTGGTTTGGCATCTCTCATGTATACATACTGATACAATACatacctttttctctttcacttttATTGTCCCACCCCAACCCGGCCCAACAAAAAAGCTACATACCTTAAATAGCTTGTATGCACGTCGGCATCCTTGTATTTGCCAAGTATTTACAGTAGTATGATGTACAGCTAATTGCGGAGCCAATGCAAATGCTCCTAAGCTTACTCTCGGCGCAGGGTTTTCTATGGCTCCTAGTACCGTAGAGTGGATCTTCAACTGTGTTCAGCggggaagaaacagacaGCAAAAGTTAAAAAGGCAATCTAAATCACTCTGCCTAGGAGAGTGATATTATCGTTGTCCTGAATTCTGTAAAGCATCCAGCAAGCACCAAACATGCGTGTAATGAGGACCGCAGAACAGAGCGCCAGGGAgtacaccaccaccagtgCCCTTAGGATACGAAACAAGCGGAATGCATAGGTACATTGTTATTCCATGATATAGGCAATAACCATGCACTTAATAAAACCCCCTCATATCTTGTATGCGACGTGGACTAAAAAGTCAGGCCAATGGTCACGCTTATGTAGGCCATTGGGGAGGGTGGGTAATACTACGCCCCTTTAATTTTTGAGGCTGTTTAAAAAGTTTCTCTATATTCTGTTGCCCTAGTTTGTAGGGTGGATTTCTGAATGCCTGTGATCCACTGCCGAGGAAGTTGCTATTCTCTCTGAATATATGGATTATTGTAGCTGGTGCATATCGAATAATAGTAGACTAGCTGTAACTGCCACCTTCGGCTACTAATAATGAaaagctttttttttaaggtCTGACTAGAATCTATCGTTTGGACAATTATTGAGCCCAACGTCTGTGGTTAGGAATGTACTGACAAACAACATGGCCCTATGGTTACAAGCTCATGTACTTGAACTTGTGTAGTTTCCATCAAATATGTAGCTTTCACAGTCTTAAGCCATATGGCGGGGCCCAAAATACCTTGAAGCCCACTGAATAATACTCAAGTGAAGTTTTGGTGTGGATTATGAAACTATTTATAGCCCGACAAGTCCACTGAATCATGGAACTACGAACGATATTAACTAGGACATatagaagcaaagaaacaTACCCAGCACCCAGTGATCTGCGAAATGGTGGCCAAAGACCCCACTACTTTATACATCAGATATGTGCAGGCTCAGATGCTCAAACATAATAATAAATCATATACCTTACCTAAAAAATACGTTGAAGAGGGAAGAGTGCTCGATGATCAGCATGAAAAGCATTTACAAAGCGTAATCGACGCACAGATAAGTCGTATCTTGGAAGAATCAAACGATAAAATCCTCGATGCATCAGAGATTTCAAAAGAACCGGAGAATTTGAAGGGTAACCTACAGCTTCTGGTTGACGGTTTCCAATATCGAGCCCAGGAAAAAGGGGATGAGGCTCATAGAGCATTAGAAAGTGGGACAAGTTATTGATTATGCTTGAAGATCTATTACTAACTATGAATAGAGCTGCAAGAGTGCGCGACTACCCATGATATGGAGCTCGAGTATGATCAAAAGATCACCGAATCAGGTACCGAAGGAGTCTTGCCAAAAGACAAGCCCGGAGACAAGCCCGGAGACAAGCCCGGAGACAAGCCCGGAGACAAGCCCGGAGATGAACTCGAAGACGAATCCGAAGACGAATCCGAAGACGAGTCAGGTACCAAAATTAACTACCTCTTCGATAATGGGTCAGCCAAAGGCCTTTGGAGACGCAATGGCTATAGCTGTCCCAAAAAGGGTCGGTTCCGGTTATTGTGGCAAGAAACAACAGCGCGTGAGTCTAACAGCAAGTACGCGGTCGATGGCCGTCAATGTAACTTTGGCGTAGAAAAGTACAatgaggagaaaagggtCTTTTACCGGGAGATTGTCTCCGCAGCAAAGGTAGCAGACTTATTGGAAATATGGAAAACAGGCAACTccagcaaaaagaaaatgatattAACGGTTGGAACTCAGCGGAAGGTCTACTCAACAAAAACCTCCGGACGAGTGACTGTGTTCCACTGGTGTGCATATATGGAAGGTGCACAAAGAGACCAGAATAAGGCCAGGCGCACTCCTGTGCTTAAATGCTGCGTTgagtttgagaaggaagacggGCCGCAAATCGTCCCTCTCTCTAATTTGGAGAAGCTAGAAGACGTTTCAACCTTGAACAAGATATTTATATGGACGTGTAAAACAGATGGATTGCCATTGCCTTCCAAGTGGACTCCGAaagaatggaaggaaaagaaccgTGCATATTATGATATGGGCGACGATAGGGAGAGACTCAGAGGCGCCCCAGTTATGTGGAGAGATGTTAAAGAGGAAATatatgaagaagaaggtatcGCAAAAAGTGTACCAAATGGGCGTTCTGTAatgggtggagaaggtgagcCTATTTACAATCAGCATATAATGCAAACCGTGGTGGGCATGTTAGATAAAGAAAGGGTACGAACAGACGCTCGCTTTCGACAGATTGAGGGTAATGTCCAAGGTGTGACGAATACCCTCAATGAGCATGGGGAATATTTGCAGCTAATTCTCGGTTTATTGAAAGGCAAGACCACCACGAAAGATGCAGGTGCTAAgcccaaggaggaggaggaagaggaggaggaggaggaggaggaggaggaggaggagtaaACCGTTCCAACAGCTTACAAGTCACGAAGTTCAAACGGCCGAGAAACTTACGAAACCTTCTATTTAAGTATAGATATTATGTCTAGTCTCAAGTCTTCAACAATGACAAGCCCTTGTTGTCCAATGCGATCTAATGCATGTGTCCTTATTCCCAATAGCGGCCTGGGAGGGTGACAAGTGGTGGGAAATGCCCGCACTATCGTATATTCCATGGTGCTTCCGCTTCAGTGTTTTGAATCTCCTACCTTTTTATGCCTTGCATATCTCCAAAATTAGTTTCTGGATTACGCCCGCCCGTCTCTTAAGTTAGCAGACCGACATGTCCTTCTGCCTGTTTCGCTTCTTCATTCCATTGTCCCGTCAACTCTTCGTAGAGAGGTGCACTTGAAATTGCAAACCTTGACCTGGAAAGTAAACGGTAGATGAAATAACCGTACAGGGCTGATGGTGAGAAGGGTATAGCTTAAAATGAAGGGCTCATTGATACAGTGTGTATAGAAATTAAAAGCAAGCTTGAATAGCTCATTTGTATACAGTCGAGCGTGTAGTAGTCTTTAAACCTATAGTATTCAACCCTAAACCAGAGCCCATTCTGTATTGGAGCATgtctaatatatttaatcCCTTTCTCTCAGAGTCCTGAAGTGCTGAGGGAACACTATCGGTGAGGCCAAGGATCTGTCATGTCGTTCTATAGACGAGATGCCAGTGCAAATTGCAGATGCACTAGCAAGTAATGAGCCCTCCGCGGAGGATACGTCTGCTTGTAGCCAACCATCTTTGATCCGATGGCTGGTCAAAAGCAATAGGGCCCCAGGACTTAGACTAATCGTGTCGCAATGGTAGTATATGTTCATATTGCGGAGCAGCCTGCTTTCACTAAGCCGGGATATTATCTTGTATAGCAGAATATTCAAGACGAGCAAATCCTCTGAGACTCGACTGTCATAAGGCACTCTAACTTTTGCTTTAACGTAAGATGGAGTCGCATCGTGGGGTTCTAGAGGCTCAAATATAAGATCGGAGAGTGCTTCAGCACCAGTCATCAGACTAGTAAGGCGGCGGTATGGCACATCAATAGGTGTGCTGTCTTTTGCGACGTGGGACATGCTTTCTGGTAACAGTCGGGCAGGTCTTCGGAAGGTTCAATgaattaataaattattcAGCTGGAGACTTGCATTGTAAGATTATTCAAATCTATAAAGGCCAGGCTTTTAGTAATTTCGAGGTCATCTCAGAAGGAATTTTCAAACGTCTTAAGAACTACCAAGTTCAGTCTTGCTACAGCTTGAGTCCAACTGGTGTCATCCACACTCTTTCAATGATGGTCTTAACTGTAATTGCGCTAAACTATAATAGACTACTACATCGGAGGCCTCAACCATGCAAATGTTATAATTGTGCCGAGGTTACAAGATAGctaactatatatatactagttTATCTCCACTGTGGGCTTCAGAGTGTTTGCATTTCGCCAGTTCCGACTATAACTGTTCCAGTTGATCTGCTCAGCCAAGTTCGAAGCGGCTACTAGTGGCTTGCAACATATGACGAGCAGCATCGCTTCTAGGGCGATGAGGAATGTGAATGTGGAGCGGTGGAGCGGTGgaaatggtggagatggtggagatggttgtCCATGTATCAATAGATTGTCCGCGACTGAACTGGCTGCGCCCAAGAGCTATGACGCAAAATTGGAAAAGCACTCAACAACATTTCAGATATGCTGGGGGAGTTGACTATAATTAGGTATGGAGGCTGAAAGATGGCCGCAGAATAGTCTTTCCAAGACGCGAGCCACAGGGGCTGGGGAATAGAGCACCAGGCACCGGCCACCACAGGCCTGGACTGGCTCTACGATCGTTAGCAAAATAATAGTTCATTGTAAATAGACATATAGATAGAGTATAGATAGTGGCACCTTCGCATACCAGCATATGAATTAATAACGAGTCTATATTGAACAACATGTGGATTGAAATTTGGAGAGGAATAAATATCGGTTGGTCGTTTGAACAATCATTTCATTGCGCAACAATATTGTTCATGAAAAGTATTACACTTTAGTATTCTTTGTAATGTGTCATCCGTCAATTTTGTTTAAGCTAAAACTATTCAGACATACTGAAGTGTGCACTACACGTTGGATAGACAGTGGTCACTTTGCTGGAATATCTTTCACATCCTAATGTGTTCACTGTAGCGGCAAGGTCTATCACAAACTGTGGTCCTTGGTAGCTTTCATCTTATAGCATCTCAGCCGCACCTCGCATTATAGAtctttgtatgtacatcgtAGCTTTAATAGACTTAATTTAATTGACTACAAGGAGTATTCAGGCCATGCAATTGATGTCATGCTCAATAATAGCATGATCACACGCAGAAGGCCATCAGTATGTGGGGGATCTTTCTCAATCAATATGTGAACAGAGAAAATGCACTAAGGCCGCTGATAACAGCTCTTCTATAGCTAAGCTACTCGTAATGTGTCGTGGCCAAAGCAACTCGCCATGGAGAGGCAAAGCCTTGCATAGAGAGGCCAGTTAAAGGGTGTAGACCTGTAAAGGTGGACGGTCTGATTTTCACACCTGTATACCACATAAAAGCATAAGTTTAGAGTGAATTGCTAGAATTTGGTCCCTAATTTCGATTTTTATGAACACTTGATGGGAATACACGTATAAGGAGACTACATACATTGCTATCTACTATCCTAACATGTCATAGGCACTATCGAAGATGCCGcatataaattaatattttgAGTGATTGGCCAATATATACAGAGATGCTAACACATTAGCACGCATAGAGAATTATATGTTTCAATCGATAAAGGCCTTTGGAATGTCTACCTGTTTCCATATCGTCCAGGTATGAACCGACAAGATGCTACCATCTGGAATCATCTGATATGGACCAACTATCGGCCCTTGCTACTGACAACCAACGCCGCACGATGGATCGCAGAAGAATCGGTGCGTCTTGAAGAGATTGACACAACCGGAGGAACACATTCCCTTGAAACACCATTCGATGGTCTTCAATCTGTCCTATCACCAGTTGAATTATATTATCCTCGTTCATCTCGAATCTCGCCGTATCGCATTGGGGTTGATCCTGAGGGAAATATACTTCACTGATCATTGGTGCACTGAAAAGCAAGTTGATCGAATTAAGGAATTCTTTTGCTTCCCAGCCCTTCTTTACGGCGCCTTCGTACTTGGACAAGATCACATCCTGCAAGGGTGAGGATAGCTTCCAGAGTCTGGCAAGGCTATACATAGACGCATGTACTGAAAGTTCATTGATCCCTCCTGTAATCATAATCAATACTTTATGTTTCAACGTATGCTTTATGTGTCTTGCCTGAAAAGTCTGAAAACGGGCAGCGCTTGTCTGAGTATGTGCCCAGGTAAATAAGTTCCAGTAACTTCCAGATAGTGCTGATGTCTCCGTATTCCAGCTCGTAACGAAGCTGACCCGTAATTTGGAAGCATCGCCGAAAGCGTTCTTGGAAATATGAGCTCTCTGATTCCAAAATTATGGTATGGACTGGGATTTCCCAATCCTTCATAACGATACATGCATCTGCACCTTGTAAGGTTCGCCATAGCTTCTCCCTGTTGGGATAAGAAATAGATCGCAATATTTCCATTTCGGATAACCTTCTTCATGCCACGTGTGATTGAATTCTGACTGAAACTTGTAAGAAGGTCCGTAAAAGCCgtatactatatagtataatGTATAGCACGAGCTCAAGTAGACTGAGCAGAAGTGGAGTTAAGGAAGTATAGATTTCTTATGTTGCGACTATGGAAAATTGGTGTCACTATCGTTTGCTCCTTCCCAGAGGTCAGGGCCAAGCTAGTCGTACTTCATGACTTGCAAGTCCCACTTCTCCCTATCTATGGTACCCAGGTATTCTGCACAGATCATACGGAATCCCTAGGTTGTGAGCAATTTCACTTGGGCTCTGAAAAATGCGGGTGCTGTCGATTTTCCCTGAAATCAGAGGGCCACCGTTTGTTTACCACTTCAACTCCTTATTGGGGTGAGATTCTCGATACTTTGAGCACAATTATATTGCCGTAGTGAAGTATATTGAAATTGTAATCTCAAACACTCTGAGTTTGAATATTCTTCTTGGCTAGGGGGTATCATACGTTGGACCAACAGCCATGATTCCCAGTTGAACAGGGATACCGACCAACACAACCTGCCAGTAGATATCAGAGCTTATAGATAAACTGAGGGGGTAATGTAAACCTCAACGTCCACTGTTGGGCCAAGTATTATTCCATGTTGAACTCTAACGCCTCGATTTGGGAAGGTCCTCCGCAAGATGTAAACGATGTCATGACATAATGTAGGCAGCAAAAGAGTTGTCGAGGATACCAAACACAATACAAGTGACAAAGGAAGCGAACTTTGATCTCGTAAGATCCTTCGTTGTGGATACCTAAAATATGTTCATTGTGTTTGACGACCAACTAATTGAACATCATACAGTACGTGGGGTTCTCCTACATGATAAACACATCGTACAAAATATCTAACGTCCTATATGTGAGTCTTTGGTTTGCTGTTCAGCTTGACTTGAACTACTCATTTAACGCTTTACATTgtaaatcaatcaatatgCCCACACAGTTTGTTGCTTTACTGCCTAAACTATCGGACTCAATATCAGATTTGGTCTCAAGCGTAGCGGCCACGCTCATAGTAACGATTTTGGACGGAGCCTAGTATTTCACGGGAGAGCCGCATTTAGGACAATAGGCCCGACTGTTAATTCCGGAAGAACTACTATAATTGGACGAGTTCAGATCCCTCATGTTATAGTCTATAATAGTTGAACTGCTCCAAGTGTTCCTTGTTGCTACAAATTTCTTCCTGCAAAACTTGTGGTATGTTGAAACCTTACCTAGTTTCTGAGGTCCTAAGCTTTAATAATGTAGCTTTATTACTCACAGCAACCAGTCACTATCCGCATTGTCACCAATTCTTGCAGACGGTTTGGCGTTTACTCTTAGAGCAAGGCCCGATTCAACCAGTTATCAAGACGCATCGAGATGGACTTCCTGAGCCGCCAAAAGGGACTCTGCTTGAAACGGCTTCATGCACCAAAGGCTTTGCTATCAAATGTTGGGCTTTGCAATGACTATCTCACCGTActgagaagaggagagagccTTGCACAGTATTTGGGAGAGAGGCTATTTATCAACTACATGGAAGAGAGACTCAACAATCTTCTCAACTCTCCAGATCATCCCATTTCCATCCATGACAGTGAAGGACGGACCAAGCATGTGAGGTGGGCCTACCTCTTACGCCACCTGGAACCTGAtcagtttgaagaagaaggtggtggtgtgTATCGCTACTCTGTTTGGGGACACACAGTCAAACTGCCCGAATATACTCACCAAATGATCCGATGCGGAATTCTTCAACAGTTCCTCGAGCCATGGCCAATATTGGAAGATGTGCAAAAGGAACTGGATACTACTGATCAGACTTTTGCTGCTGCACTGCATTGGTATGACGAGCTTTCACAAGGTATGACTCATATGACCATGTGATATTCTGTAGCTCAGCATCTAATGATATTATAGCCCGTGAGAGATTTGGAACGCTGCTGCACGAGTTACGTAAACGACGTGATATACTCCGTTCAGTGTTGCGAGTCACAGCAGTGGATAAGCCGAGCAAAAGCTTTCTAGCGGCTGCGGAGTTGTCAAATGCTAAGTCCCATGAAATGCAGCCACTACCAGACGACTCTGAAGGCAACAAACTTCTGGACACCAATGTTAATCGACGGGGTGAACGCCAAAATAGCCTTAGCTGCCAGTCGCAACTCCCGCAGGATTTGGCAGAACGTATTTTGAATGAAAGCCCTCGGGCAAAGCAACTTTATTCATTGGAGCAACAGGGAACCGCGTCCAGTCATCAATTGGCTGAGGAGAATAACTTCTTTTCGAACCAGCTAAAAAGCCAGAAGGCAAATCCATCTAATGTTCACCGATGTTATATGCCAGGCTTCAAGTCGTATTCAGGGAAGATTCCGAgacaaaagaggaagaataaGGTACGGTAATCGCTTCGGGAATCATGATTGATGCCTCACATTCAAGGCTCTCAGGTTGTGGCCAACAGTGGCAGACATGGAATGGCGAGCATTAACTGGTAGCAATGCACATATGTTACAGCTACAGCATTATAAGCAGAACATATTTAAATACTTGGGTTTACCGCCTACGATCTACCTATGCCTAAGGAACCATACCTTTCTATGTAGTGTCCATATGACAGGTGAGGTATAATATCTTTGAATAATTAGTGATTTCCAGTGACTAAGGATCAAGTGCTAAGCCAGCAATCATTTTATTGTAATAAAGCGGCAACGCTCCTGGGGGCATACGTACTCTCGTCGGCTAGGTCTGGAATTGTTTGTTGCGGGGTTTGAGCGTCCTATGACTGTATATTATTAACGACCACTATAGGCCCGGGTACGAACAACTCCGATACTAGAATCTGGAAGTAAATTGCATCTCCTTTTGGACTTCagtatctatatcttcaTCTCTCACCTCCTATCACATGTGGAGAAATGTATATCTGCATATCCAGCGAATATTTATGGCTAGCCTCTCAAAAATGACTCAATATGGGGGGAAAGATATATAGGGTCAACATTACCTGATATCTCCAGCAATATCAATTAATACAGCGCTACTATTGTCACCGTCTGTAGGAGCCAGGGAACCGGTACAGTTATTAACAGTAAGTAGATTCTGGCGATTTGGTTTCTGCTTGTGTTGGATATCGAAATTTGAACATAACGACAATTGATGGATTATACTTCCTTCCTAATTTCTTACATTTTACTGtgtggcttttctttcttagtCTACTCCTCGAATCTAATGTGATGGGGTGATATAGATTCACCCGACGATATGGTTATGTCCATAGTAACGTCCGATATGCCTCGCTTACCCGGTATTTCCGTCAAGGCTGACCTTGGGGTAACCGACAGCGAAGCACATTGGATCATTGCCTTCGTCGCATACGATGCCCGTAACGAACTTGATGATTGTATTTATGCGACCTTCACAGAAGATATATTGAATTGGACCCGGAAACACCCAAAGCTTATCCTAAAAACCATTGAATTTGAAGTCATTGCTTCTTGTCATAGTATCGAAGATGTGAAACCTCGTCTCTGGTATCCAGGACACACATGTTGTTCCGCTTCATGGGCGTAAGTCCAATGATGTGAAAGTTGATTTAGTCGGCCTGGCAATTTCATAGATTTAGTGTGCTCTGGAGATACGAGAATATGGGTTACATCAATGGAAAATCTACAGAAGGAGTCTCATTTGATGATTTATTCCAGCACCTGCTCTATGAAGATCCTGAATACGTCACTATTGCTTGCTCTGACTGCATGACTAAAATCCGAGATAGATAGCGTCAATACAATCCAGCTTAGCTTTCTTGTGTATGCTGTATCATTGACCGAAGTAGAAGTATTGTAACATTCTAAAGGGACAAAGCCAGAGGGCTGTGCCTACGGGAAGAGCGTGGTTGAAAGAAATACATTTATCTGTCAGGTGAAAAAGCCTAGCCTTCGACTCCATTTTCACAGCAGGGAAGCCAAAATTGGCGGATTCGCCTTTCCCCGTCGAGGTGACTTCCATCGCTTTATACATGCAATTTCTCTTGTTTTATGGATAGTCTTGGGTTCCTTTTGGTAGAATTACGTGAGTTCCGGCTCCTTCATAGGGCCGCCTATGGAGGTGGtacccatcttcaacacttCAAAGCACTGTTCATAGCCTATGTCACTAATTAGCTAGTCATTGCAATTGTCTCATCTCTTCACATACAGGATATTATTTCGTCCTGCGAGATTCGTTGTTCGCAATCAACATAGCCAAGGTACCTTAGGGACTCGGATATATCGACAATATGTGCTACTACTTTATGCAACCAGTCGTACAGACTCTCCTTAGAGTCAAAGGCTAAGTAAGTACCTTGATCAAGCGCCTCCAAGGTATACTGACCCAAATCTAGACACCATTCCTTGGATTTCTCCCAGACATTAATGGCATCAGTTTCAGTAGTCATCCACCGCTTTGCTTCTGAATACCTACCAATTCGGAAAAGCTTTTTTGGTGCGCCTTCAAGAGGCTGTGGCCGTCTATGGCAAGTAATATGGATGCTGCTTCCTTGGCATCCCCTCGATTTATCGCCACTTGGCAGTTTTCGATCTGATCTGAAATACAACTCGGACTGAAGATTTGAGCTCTTCCATGATGTGAGCCATTGATGCCATGCAATTCGCGGGGTTCAGGCTGCTGACGAGCATGATCACCGGGTGTTTCATAGTACGGCTGAGCCGCCTGTCTACTCTCGTCGGTACAACTGCTGTCGGACGTGTTATCCCCTGCTATTCGCCCATCCTCGGAAGGTAACAAAACTTACCAAATTTCTTTAGGTAACTATatcattttccttctgtctTTCAGCTCCATTTCGTACTGGAGAAGCAAGTCTGCCAACTCGATAAAAGGGTCCGCGTCGGTAACTTCATCCCCACTTAACGGATTTTGGTTGTGTAGCACAATACGTATGCCTTCCCCCTCGCGATTCGTTTCAAATAGCCATCCACTCAACTCTCTCGGATCTTCTTCTAGTTCATTCACGTCACTCAGGCGAGGATAGACATATACGGGCCTCAGATATTCAAACTCCATATCTCAAGCTGATGGATTTTAGTCTGTGATTTGCGATTGAAAGGTCGACAGAAATGATTCAATGGAACAAAACGTCGATGGTGCGAGCTGCACTAAATATGAAGCTTAGAAAAGGTAGGTAGCAGCCTTTCTAATATCTGGTGGAATTTCCGGTT
This window of the Aspergillus oryzae RIB40 DNA, chromosome 8 genome carries:
- a CDS encoding uncharacterized protein (predicted protein), encoding MVAKDPTTLYIRYVQAQMLKHNNKSYTLPKKYVEEGRVLDDQHEKHLQSVIDAQISRILEESNDKILDASEISKEPENLKGNLQLLVDGFQYRAQEKGDEAHRALEKLQECATTHDMELEYDQKITESGTEGVLPKDKPGDKPGDKPGDKPGDKPGDELEDESEDESEDESGTKINYLFDNGSAKGLWRRNGYSCPKKGRFRLLWQETTARESNSKYAVDGRQCNFGVEKYNEEKRVFYREIVSAAKVADLLEIWKTGNSSKKKMILTVGTQRKVYSTKTSGRVTVFHWCAYMEGAQRDQNKARRTPVLKCCVEFEKEDGPQIVPLSNLEKLEDVSTLNKIFIWTCKTDGLPLPSKWTPKEWKEKNRAYYDMGDDRERLRGAPVMWRDVKEEIYEEEGIAKSVPNGRSVMGGEGEPIYNQHIMQTVVGMLDKERVRTDARFRQIEGNVQGVTNTLNEHGEYLQLILGLLKGKTTTKDAGAKPKEEEEEEEEEEEEEEEE
- a CDS encoding uncharacterized protein (predicted protein), which translates into the protein MVMSIVTSDMPRLPGISVKADLGVTDSEAHWIIAFVAYDARNELDDCIYATFTEDILNWTRKHPKLILKTIEFEVIASCHSIEDVKPRLWYPGHTCCSASWA
- a CDS encoding uncharacterized protein (predicted protein); the protein is MDFLSRQKGLCLKRLHAPKALLSNVGLCNDYLTVLRRGESLAQYLGERLFINYMEERLNNLLNSPDHPISIHDSEGRTKHVRWAYLLRHLEPDQFEEEGGVPRAMANIGRCAKGTGYY